One window of Quercus robur chromosome 5, dhQueRobu3.1, whole genome shotgun sequence genomic DNA carries:
- the LOC126726114 gene encoding probable pre-mRNA-splicing factor ATP-dependent RNA helicase DEAH9 — protein MEPAILSVEGRGFNVQIHFAEVPVSDYVQAVVSTVLSIHNQEPMGDILVFLTGQDDIDTAVKLLNEEAQSNGKKSSGLIVLPLYSGLSCAEQELIFTPTPRGKRKVVISTNIAETSLTLEVTSLPSRGTTFNISLLTCVESRIIVTVLKFKVSNPFLQSSSSGISHCHSTHLKVNKVKC, from the exons ATGGAACCTGCGATCCTATCAGTTGAG GGTAGAGGGTTTAATGTACAAATTCATTTTGCTGAGGTGCCCGTTTCGGACTATGTTCAGGCTGTTGTTTCAACAGTATTGTCAATTCATAATCAA GAACCCATGGGTGATATTCTGGTATTTCTCACTGGTCAAGATGATATTGATACTGCTGTCAAGTTGCTTAATGAGGAAGCTCAAAGTAATGGAAAGAAATCTTCAG GATTAATTGTTTTGCCTCTGTACTCGGGACTCTCATGTGCGGAGCAG GAGTTGATTTTTACTCCAACTCCTAGAGGGAAAAGGAAAGTAGTGATATCAACAAATATAGCAGAGACATCGTTAACTTTGGAGGTAACATCTCTGCCCTCTAGAGGAACCACCTTCAATATTTCCCTCTTGACTTGCGTAGAATCAAGGATTATAGTGACAGTTCTCAAGTTCAAGGTTTCTAATCCTTTCCTCCAAAGTTCTTCTAGTGGAATCAGCCACTGCCATTCGACTCACCTAAAAGTCAACAAAGTCAAATGTTAG